Sequence from the bacterium genome:
GATATTTGTTACAAGTTATAAAATTTCACTTATGGAGCTAAAATAATGCATGAAGTTGGAATTGTCCAAGAACTGATAGAAGAGATAAAATCTCAGGCTAAAAAACAAAATGCCGGCAAGGTAACAAAGGTTAAAGTAAAAACCGGTAAATTAGAAGAGCTAACTTTAGACTCATTCCGTTTCTGGTTTGAGCAGCTGAGCAAAGGAACTGTAGCTGAGGGAGCGGAAATAATGTTGACCGTCACAAATGATGAAGGAGTTTATCTCGAACATGTAGAGATGGAAATAGATGAATAAGGCTGTGAGGATAACAGTTAAAGGGATTGTGCAAGGTGTGGGATTTAGGCCCTATATCTATCGGTTAGCAAAGAGTCTATCACTCAGAGGCTCTGTTTATAATACCTCATCAGGGGTGGTGATAGAAGTAGAAGGTGATAGAAATGCAGTTAAAGGTTTTGTAGAGAAGTTTCCTGTTTCTGCCCCTCCTTTAGCCAAGATAGATAATATTGAGATAGAGACCGCTCAAGTAAAGAAAAGACTCCCGTTTGAAATAATAGATAGTTTGCCGGAAGAAGGAAGATTTGTTCCTGTTTCACCTGATATAAGTATTTGCAGCGACTGCCTATCTGAGATGCTTTCTCCTGCAGATAGAAGATACCAATATCCCTTCATAAACTGCACCAATTGTGGACCAAGGCTTACCATCATCCGGAATATTCCTTATGACCGGGAAAAGACGACGATGTCTAAATTTCAGATGTGTGCGGATTGCCTGGCAGAATATTCAGAACCCTCTAACCGTAGATACCATGCCCAACCTAATGCCTGTTATCAATGCGGACCATCAATTTGCCTGCTAAAAAATAACGGCTCTGAGATAGAATCTAGTGCCTTGATTCAACAAGCAACTATCCTGCTACAGCAGGGCAATATCATTGCCATCAAAGGTATCGGTGGATTTCACCTTGCTTGTGATGCCACCAATGATACGGTAGTTCAAGAATTAAGAAAAAGAAAGGGTAGAGAAGAGGATAAACCCTTGGCTCTTATGTTACTTGACCTGACAACAGTAAAGAGATATTGTGAGGTAAGCGAGGAAGAAGAACGGTTACTAACAGCCTCAAGCAGACCGATAGTGTTACTTAAAAAGCTACCCAATTGTCCAATTTCAACTTATATTGCTCCGAATAATAATTTTCTTGGTATAATGCTGCCATACACGCCCTTGCATTATCTGTTATTTCAGGCAATCAAGCCTAAAATCCTTGCTTTGGTGATGACCAGTGGTAATTTCAGTGATGAACCACTGACCAAGGATAATGATGAGGCTATAAAAAGGCTGGGCAACATTGCCGACTATTTTCTGATGCATAATCGTGATATTCATAGCCGTTGCGATGATTCACTAACCAGTGTCCTTGATTCAAAGGAAACAATAATCAGACGCAGTCGGGGATATGCCGTATCCCCCGCTGGCGGGGGTAAGGGGGTGGAAATAATAATCCGTCGTGCTCGGGGATATGCCCCTTTACCTATTGTTCTGAAATTTAGCTTAGGACAGATCCTTGCTCTCGGCGCAGAACTTAAAAATACCTTTTGCCTGACGAGGGACAATTATGCCTTCATCTCTCAACATATTGGTGACCTGAAGAATTATGAGACGTTGAATTATTATAAGGAAAGTATCGAGCATTTCAAAAGGCTATTTCGGATTGAGCCGGAGATAATTGCTCACGACCTGCATCCT
This genomic interval carries:
- a CDS encoding hydrogenase maturation nickel metallochaperone HypA, encoding MHEVGIVQELIEEIKSQAKKQNAGKVTKVKVKTGKLEELTLDSFRFWFEQLSKGTVAEGAEIMLTVTNDEGVYLEHVEMEIDE
- the hypF gene encoding carbamoyltransferase HypF — protein: MNKAVRITVKGIVQGVGFRPYIYRLAKSLSLRGSVYNTSSGVVIEVEGDRNAVKGFVEKFPVSAPPLAKIDNIEIETAQVKKRLPFEIIDSLPEEGRFVPVSPDISICSDCLSEMLSPADRRYQYPFINCTNCGPRLTIIRNIPYDREKTTMSKFQMCADCLAEYSEPSNRRYHAQPNACYQCGPSICLLKNNGSEIESSALIQQATILLQQGNIIAIKGIGGFHLACDATNDTVVQELRKRKGREEDKPLALMLLDLTTVKRYCEVSEEEERLLTASSRPIVLLKKLPNCPISTYIAPNNNFLGIMLPYTPLHYLLFQAIKPKILALVMTSGNFSDEPLTKDNDEAIKRLGNIADYFLMHNRDIHSRCDDSLTSVLDSKETIIRRSRGYAVSPAGGGKGVEIIIRRARGYAPLPIVLKFSLGQILALGAELKNTFCLTRDNYAFISQHIGDLKNYETLNYYKESIEHFKRLFRIEPEIIAHDLHPDYLSTKFAIELSTLNPQLSTLGIQHHHAHIVACMAENGIDEKVIGLAMDGVGYGTDGNVWGCEFLLTDYFGFERAGHLKYIPMPGGDKATEEPWRMAVSYLYSVYGKTLPSRFLKRWGEEKVSFMIKMLKQGINSPLTSSAGRLFDAVAGILGIRNKVNYEAQAAIELEMVADEHEISRYEFDVCDKESTLVIDPTKAILGIVRDMDLGLNSSIISARFHNTVIEFALETCRRVRSKTGINKVALSGGVFQNRYLLERIKPRLEKEEFVVILHSKVPSNDGGISLGQAVIADRTR